The Anabaena sp. WA102 genome contains a region encoding:
- a CDS encoding Uma2 family endonuclease: MTVTQNIEPGLDVIFPPSNLESDEPPLESSLHLQQMLLLIQCLNWWWRDINKINDYFVAGNMTIYYSPRQIKTKDFRGPDFFLVLDTENRDRNNWVVWEEDGKYPNLIIELLSPSTVSTDKGLKKQIYQDIFRTPEYFWFNPQNLEFAGFILFGGTYQPIEPNPQGLLWSQQLNLYLGVHDGKLRYFLPEGQLMLTPEEYGVQATQRAEQQAQLTEEATKLAEQQAQRAEQQTQLAEQQTQLAEQQTQLAERLAAKLRELNIDPDIL, translated from the coding sequence ATGACCGTCACCCAAAATATTGAACCCGGTTTGGATGTAATATTTCCACCAAGTAATCTAGAAAGTGACGAACCCCCTTTGGAATCATCTTTACATCTACAACAAATGCTACTACTAATCCAATGTCTCAATTGGTGGTGGCGAGATATAAATAAAATTAATGACTATTTTGTTGCTGGGAACATGACTATTTATTACAGTCCTCGGCAAATTAAAACCAAAGATTTTCGTGGTCCAGATTTTTTCCTAGTGCTGGATACAGAAAACCGCGATCGCAATAATTGGGTAGTCTGGGAGGAAGATGGTAAATATCCTAACTTAATTATAGAATTGCTTTCTCCCTCCACTGTTTCCACTGATAAAGGGTTAAAAAAACAAATTTATCAAGATATTTTCCGCACACCTGAATATTTCTGGTTTAATCCGCAAAATTTAGAATTTGCTGGTTTTATCTTGTTTGGTGGAACATATCAACCCATAGAACCTAATCCTCAAGGTTTATTATGGAGTCAGCAGCTAAATTTATATTTGGGTGTCCATGACGGTAAATTGCGTTATTTTCTGCCAGAAGGACAGTTAATGCTAACACCAGAAGAATATGGGGTACAAGCAACCCAACGTGCAGAACAGCAAGCTCAACTCACAGAAGAAGCAACCAAACTTGCAGAACAACAGGCTCAACGTGCAGAACAACAAACACAACTTGCAGAACAACAAACACAACTTGCAGAACAACAAACACAACTCGCAGAACGTTTAGCTGCCAAACTCAGAGAATTGAATATTGACCCTGACATTTTATGA
- a CDS encoding Uma2 family endonuclease, producing MLPESITAEQRTVLYNVSWETFEALLRDTGEDRGSRFAYDCGTLEIMTPLFEHENPKIQFDRLIFSLAEELDIELRSAGSTTLKRKLFAKGIEPDSCYYIQNEAVMRGKETLNLEIDPPPYLAVEIDITSSSVNKFNIYAALGVAELWRYDGEVLKFYQLVENQYIEIKFSMTFPLVSAGDMNRFIQQSKTMGEIALLKSFRTWVKGKIG from the coding sequence ATGCTTCCGGAGTCAATTACTGCTGAACAAAGAACGGTTTTATATAACGTTAGCTGGGAAACCTTTGAAGCCTTGTTAAGAGATACAGGTGAGGATAGGGGTTCTCGGTTTGCTTATGACTGCGGTACTTTAGAAATTATGACTCCACTATTTGAACACGAAAATCCAAAAATTCAATTTGACAGATTGATATTTTCCTTAGCTGAAGAATTAGATATAGAACTTAGAAGCGCTGGTTCTACAACATTAAAACGTAAACTCTTTGCAAAGGGAATAGAACCAGATAGTTGCTATTATATCCAAAATGAAGCAGTTATGAGAGGTAAGGAAACTTTAAATTTAGAAATAGATCCTCCTCCATATTTAGCAGTTGAAATTGATATTACTAGCAGTTCTGTGAATAAGTTTAATATTTATGCGGCTTTAGGTGTGGCTGAACTTTGGAGATATGACGGTGAAGTTTTGAAGTTTTATCAATTGGTGGAAAATCAATATATTGAAATTAAGTTTAGTATGACTTTTCCTCTAGTTTCTGCTGGGGATATGAATAGATTTATCCAGCAAAGTAAAACTATGGGTGAAATTGCTTTGTTGAAATCTTTCCGCACTTGGGTAAAAGGGAAGATAGGGTAG
- a CDS encoding DnaJ C-terminal domain-containing protein has translation MQNLQNFRDYYEILGVSKDATSEEIKKVYRRLARQYHPDLNPGNKEAEEKFKTIGEAYEILSDSSRRSQYDQFSRYWQQNGFAGNKQTPKPKGWDSRPNGRSSQDVDPSQFNDFESFVNQVIGVSNRKDPKNSPGSTTTSDPFRTPRTKVAYTVNTPPRSTRRDIEARLTLPLEKAYQGGNERIRLEDGRSLEVTMPPAMVTGQTIRLRNQGISGGDLYLKITVDPHPLFKLEGTNIFCQVPVTPSEATLGGQVEAPTLDGPVKMTIPPGVRSGQRFRLGNKGYPSESGQRGDQLVEIQIVTPKNITPQERELYEKLREIETFKPRADLI, from the coding sequence ATGCAAAATTTGCAAAATTTTCGGGATTATTACGAGATTTTAGGAGTTTCTAAAGATGCCACAAGCGAAGAAATTAAAAAGGTTTATCGGCGTTTAGCTAGACAATATCACCCTGATCTGAACCCAGGGAATAAGGAAGCTGAGGAGAAATTTAAAACTATTGGGGAGGCTTATGAAATCCTTTCCGATTCTAGCAGGCGATCGCAATATGACCAATTTAGCCGCTATTGGCAACAAAACGGCTTTGCTGGCAATAAACAAACTCCCAAGCCTAAAGGTTGGGATAGCCGTCCTAACGGGCGTTCTAGTCAGGATGTAGACCCCAGCCAATTCAACGATTTTGAAAGTTTTGTCAATCAAGTGATTGGTGTCAGCAACCGTAAAGATCCTAAAAATAGTCCGGGAAGCACCACCACTAGCGACCCCTTTCGCACTCCTAGAACTAAAGTGGCATATACTGTCAATACTCCACCCCGTAGCACTCGCAGGGATATCGAAGCCAGATTAACTTTACCATTGGAAAAAGCTTATCAAGGTGGGAATGAGAGAATAAGGTTAGAGGATGGGCGATCGCTCGAAGTGACAATGCCCCCAGCTATGGTGACAGGACAAACCATCCGCTTACGAAATCAAGGAATTAGTGGTGGTGATTTATACTTAAAAATTACCGTAGATCCTCATCCTTTGTTTAAACTAGAAGGTACTAACATTTTCTGTCAAGTCCCTGTAACTCCCAGTGAAGCAACATTGGGCGGACAAGTTGAAGCACCTACCCTTGATGGTCCAGTGAAAATGACCATTCCCCCTGGTGTTCGGTCTGGGCAAAGATTCCGTCTTGGTAATAAAGGCTACCCTAGTGAAAGCGGTCAACGAGGTGATCAACTGGTAGAAATTCAGATAGTAACTCCGAAAAATATTACTCCCCAAGAACGGGAACTTTATGAAAAATTGCGAGAAATAGAAACCTTTAAACCTCGTGCTGATTTAATTTAA
- the dnaK gene encoding molecular chaperone DnaK, with protein MGKVVGIDLGTTNSVVAVMEGGKPVVIANAEGMRTTPSVVGFSKEGERVVGQMARRQTVLNPQNTFFAVKRFIGRKYGELNPDSKRVPYTIRKDEVGNIKVACPRLNKEFSPEEISAMVLKKLADDASRYLGEPVTGAVITVPAYFNDSQRQATRDAGRIAGLDVLRILNEPTAASLAYGLDRGYTETILVFDLGGGTFDVSLLEVGDGVFEVKATSGDTQLGGNDFDRKVVDWLAEQFLEAEGVDLRRDRQALQRLMEAAEKAKIELSAVSVTDINLPFITATEDGPKHLETRLTRSQFEGLCVDLLSRIRTPVKRALKDAGLSPVDIEEVVLVGGSTRMPMVKQLVQDLIGIEPNENVNPDEVVAVGAAIQGSILAGELKDVLLLDVTPLSMGLETIGGVMKKLIPRNTTIPVRRSDIFSTSENNQNSVEINVVQGERDMATDNKSLGRFKLYGIPPAPRGIPQVQVSFDIDANGILQVTALDRTTGREQSITIQGASTLSESEVNRMIQDAQKYADVDRERKERVEKRTRAEALILQAERQLREVALEMGMQFARNRRQRIDNICRNLRESLQADEDRGIDQAYADLQDALYELNREVRQYYAEDEDEDLFGAIREIFVGEKEREPERDVYRDNYRQRDSSNRGVNRDYGNPGRSPNYESRPTRSKRPSYQDNWDDDDDWL; from the coding sequence ATGGGCAAGGTAGTTGGCATCGACTTGGGTACAACCAACTCAGTAGTCGCCGTCATGGAGGGTGGCAAGCCGGTGGTGATTGCCAATGCAGAAGGAATGCGAACAACCCCCTCCGTCGTTGGCTTTAGTAAAGAAGGGGAAAGGGTTGTGGGGCAAATGGCCAGACGGCAAACCGTCCTTAATCCCCAAAATACCTTTTTTGCGGTAAAACGCTTCATTGGGCGCAAGTATGGCGAATTAAACCCAGATTCTAAGCGCGTACCTTACACTATCCGTAAAGATGAAGTTGGCAATATTAAAGTTGCCTGTCCTCGGCTGAATAAGGAATTTTCTCCAGAAGAAATTTCAGCTATGGTGCTGAAAAAATTAGCTGATGATGCTAGTCGTTATTTGGGTGAACCTGTTACCGGGGCTGTCATTACTGTTCCGGCTTATTTTAATGATTCCCAACGCCAAGCTACCCGTGACGCGGGCAGAATTGCTGGTTTAGATGTGTTACGAATTCTCAACGAACCCACAGCGGCATCTTTGGCTTACGGATTAGATCGAGGTTACACAGAAACTATTCTCGTGTTTGATTTAGGTGGGGGAACTTTTGATGTGTCCTTGCTCGAAGTAGGTGACGGCGTATTTGAGGTTAAAGCTACTAGTGGAGATACTCAACTTGGTGGCAATGATTTTGATAGAAAAGTAGTTGATTGGTTGGCGGAACAGTTTTTAGAAGCAGAGGGTGTAGACTTAAGACGCGATCGCCAAGCTTTGCAACGGTTAATGGAAGCCGCAGAAAAGGCGAAAATCGAACTTTCGGCGGTTAGTGTCACCGATATTAATTTACCCTTCATTACCGCCACAGAAGATGGTCCAAAACACCTAGAAACTCGCCTGACGCGATCGCAATTTGAAGGTTTATGTGTAGACTTATTGAGTAGAATCAGAACACCAGTCAAACGGGCGTTAAAAGATGCCGGACTTTCTCCTGTAGATATTGAAGAAGTTGTCCTCGTTGGTGGTTCTACGAGAATGCCAATGGTAAAACAGCTAGTTCAAGACTTAATTGGCATTGAACCTAATGAAAACGTCAATCCTGATGAAGTCGTCGCTGTAGGTGCAGCTATTCAGGGCAGTATTCTGGCTGGTGAACTTAAAGATGTTCTCCTCTTAGATGTCACACCCCTATCTATGGGCTTAGAAACCATCGGTGGTGTAATGAAAAAACTCATCCCCCGGAATACAACCATCCCAGTCCGTCGTTCTGATATTTTTTCTACTTCTGAAAATAACCAAAACAGTGTAGAAATCAATGTAGTGCAGGGTGAAAGGGACATGGCTACAGATAACAAGTCCTTGGGACGGTTTAAACTCTATGGTATTCCTCCAGCCCCCAGAGGTATTCCTCAAGTTCAAGTATCCTTTGATATTGATGCTAATGGGATTCTCCAGGTAACGGCACTAGATCGTACCACTGGCAGGGAACAAAGCATTACTATTCAAGGTGCTTCTACTTTGAGTGAATCAGAAGTTAACCGGATGATTCAGGATGCTCAAAAATACGCCGATGTTGACAGAGAACGGAAAGAACGAGTTGAAAAACGTACCCGTGCCGAAGCGTTAATATTACAAGCAGAACGGCAACTGCGAGAAGTGGCTTTGGAAATGGGAATGCAATTTGCCCGTAACCGTCGTCAACGCATTGATAATATTTGCCGAAATTTACGAGAAAGTTTACAAGCTGACGAAGATCGGGGGATTGATCAGGCTTATGCTGATTTACAAGATGCTCTGTATGAACTGAATAGAGAAGTCCGTCAGTATTATGCTGAGGATGAAGATGAGGATTTATTTGGCGCTATCCGGGAAATCTTCGTGGGTGAAAAAGAAAGAGAACCGGAACGGGATGTTTACAGAGATAACTATCGCCAACGAGATTCATCTAACCGAGGTGTTAACAGAGATTATGGCAACCCAGGGCGTTCTCCCAATTATGAAAGTCGTCCCACTCGCAGCAAACGCCCCAGCTACCAGGATAACTGGGATGATGACGATGATTGGTTATAA